The segment GGTTTCCAGGAGTCCGACCGGCGTGCAGGTATTGAGAATATCCCTGGTGCTGTAGGTTTTGCAAAGGCTGTTGAGCTGGTTACTCCTGAGGAGACCGAGCAGCTTAAGGCAATGAGGGATCGCGTTATTGAGAGGATAAGTGCTGAGATACCCAGTGTTACTCTCAATGGTAGTGCTACGAGCAGGCTGCCACAGAATGCTAACATGACATTCCATTATGTTGAAGGTGAATCTATTACGTTACACCTGGATATGATGGGTTTTGCAGTGAGCACGGGGTCTGCATGTTTCAGTCGCTCCCTTGAGGCAAGCCATGTTATACTTGGTATAGGTGGCGACCATGAGCGAGCTCACGGTTCATTGCGTTTCAGCTTCGGAAGATTTAACACTATGGAAGATGCAGATTCTATTATTGATGCGTTGAAGGAAGTTGTTGTTAATCTAAGGGCTATCAGCCCGCTGTCAGCAGATGAGTAAATCAATATCAAGGAATACAAGAGGTGGTTCTATGAATTTCCCTTATAGTAAAGAGGTACTTGAGCATTTCAAAAATCCACATAACGTGGGCAAGATGGATGATCCGGACGGAAAGGGTCTCGAAGGCAGTGCAGCATGTGGGGATATGGTTGCTGTTTACCTGAAAGTGAATCCTGAGACTCTCATCATTGAAGATATTTCCTTCGAATCTTACGGCTGTGCATCCAACATTGCTACAGCTTCTATTATTACTGACCTTGCAAAGGGAAAGACCCTTGATGAGGCCAAGAAGATCACATGGAAGGAGGCTGCAGAGGCACTTGGCGGACTTCCTGCGGTAAAAGCACACTGTTCTGTACTGGCAGTGGAAGGCCTCAGATCTGCTATACGTGACTATGAGGAAAAGCATGGGATGGTCGTAGAGAAAGAGACGACTGACGAGGAAGTTGTCAAAAGGCGCCTGAAACATGTGATGAACCCGATAAAAGGACTGGATATTATAAGGACCGAGCTTGTGATGAAGATAACAGTCGATGAAGGCAATGTACGTGTAGTGCTTGACCTACCTTCCCATCACCAGTTCGCAGCTGC is part of the Methanococcoides orientis genome and harbors:
- a CDS encoding iron-sulfur cluster assembly scaffold protein codes for the protein MNFPYSKEVLEHFKNPHNVGKMDDPDGKGLEGSAACGDMVAVYLKVNPETLIIEDISFESYGCASNIATASIITDLAKGKTLDEAKKITWKEAAEALGGLPAVKAHCSVLAVEGLRSAIRDYEEKHGMVVEKETTDEEVVKRRLKHVMNPIKGLDIIRTELVMKITVDEGNVRVVLDLPSHHQFAAAIKEDVIEKLEALWDVESVTVDFIS